A genomic segment from Methanoplanus limicola DSM 2279 encodes:
- a CDS encoding lectin like domain-containing protein: protein MNAINGKTIILSFLLILVLVVPAVAGTEDLGNDTGTDLEIQGDYSALAVLNDEDLVCDSCDSCSCAPDLSSGETSGDAANTAGSHPLGYIQPPNPIADRSPLDVSVLTLGDGVSIMADEPLPESYDLRVHGRMTPVKNQLDCGSCWAFAAYGSLESVLIGVEGDESDFSENNMKNKHGFDPGCCDGGSSEMAAAYLARWAVPDGVTWYSGPVSESDDPYDDSSCVSPDSLTIQRHVQDVYFLPVQSPADNSLVKSIIMDYGAVFAGFQVNRSQGFNMAGDSPAYYYNSSEGMKIDGGHGITIAGWDDSFSKDNFRVTPPGDGAYLIKNSWGSDWGNDSGYFYISYYDEDINKFMALFTAESTDNYDSVYYYDAFGATNFINMVGTTTSSFGNVFPSFGNETIRAAGVYTYQAGAEFEAEVHLNPDDGPENSTAGAVSYVNGTFDLPGYHTVDFETPVEISSDDTFSVIFTVTNPSSVLTIPIEQKIANYTSAATSAPGDSYYLTSNGHWADAYDLTGFNRPSICIKAYTTFGHVGPAPSAEFDYNRNFIVSQDNNTFTAGNYTSDLVYRLHAANMDTNTTLGGLNYTAHAENLSWIDYSAYATRINLTFVEWNFPCEYVIPGGSGFDTRAGTNFSVDNFYNHEFSRVCNTTIFRTPGVQSTNITVTFNDLSFESIFVGFAAAKDLNMTAEIISTSVVTDAPLAEPLPSGGSYHLKLNKGSLTAGTEYFFRFDTLITPNGSAVIHKPLAYVWEGMNHESADLGAAYKAEVPADMLQADEYEFSVETNTSCDWSVVRQNNLLSVLEGKSVRTTGTLSANFTASPLSGAAIRQVNFTDLSTGSPDTWTWDFGDGLTSSEQNPVHNYTSSGKYSVTLTVSEDGVTGSVTETDYITVYKKGDFNGNGFVDIGDVSKVAYMVADLTPVDMAADFNGNGEVDVGDAAIIAWYFVGKTGSL, encoded by the coding sequence ATGAATGCTATAAATGGCAAAACGATAATTCTGTCATTTCTTTTAATTCTGGTTCTGGTTGTGCCGGCAGTTGCAGGCACAGAGGATTTGGGAAATGATACAGGTACAGATTTGGAAATTCAGGGTGATTATTCAGCCCTGGCAGTTTTGAATGATGAGGATTTAGTCTGTGATTCCTGCGACTCGTGCAGTTGTGCCCCGGATTTATCATCCGGTGAAACTTCCGGAGATGCTGCTAATACCGCAGGCAGTCATCCACTTGGATATATTCAGCCTCCAAATCCGATAGCTGACAGAAGTCCTCTGGATGTTTCTGTTCTGACGCTTGGTGACGGAGTATCCATCATGGCAGATGAACCACTCCCTGAAAGCTATGATTTAAGGGTTCACGGCCGGATGACACCTGTCAAAAATCAGCTTGACTGTGGTTCATGCTGGGCATTTGCTGCATATGGAAGTCTGGAATCTGTTCTTATTGGAGTGGAAGGTGATGAGTCTGACTTCTCTGAGAACAATATGAAGAATAAGCATGGCTTTGATCCGGGATGCTGTGACGGCGGTTCCAGTGAAATGGCAGCTGCTTATCTTGCCCGTTGGGCCGTGCCTGACGGTGTTACGTGGTATTCGGGGCCTGTGAGTGAATCTGATGATCCGTATGATGACTCATCATGTGTAAGCCCGGATTCGCTGACAATACAGAGGCATGTGCAGGATGTGTATTTCCTTCCGGTCCAGTCTCCGGCTGACAACTCCCTTGTAAAGTCCATAATTATGGACTATGGTGCAGTATTTGCCGGCTTTCAGGTGAACCGGTCACAAGGGTTTAATATGGCCGGTGATTCTCCTGCTTACTACTACAATTCAAGCGAGGGTATGAAAATTGATGGCGGGCATGGTATTACCATAGCCGGATGGGATGATTCATTTTCTAAGGACAATTTCAGAGTAACTCCGCCCGGAGATGGTGCATATCTCATTAAGAACAGCTGGGGAAGTGACTGGGGCAATGACTCCGGTTATTTCTACATCTCGTATTATGATGAGGATATTAACAAATTTATGGCTCTGTTCACCGCCGAAAGTACTGACAATTACGATTCTGTCTATTATTATGATGCCTTTGGTGCGACAAATTTCATAAATATGGTTGGGACTACAACGAGCTCTTTTGGAAATGTCTTCCCTTCATTTGGCAATGAGACAATAAGAGCGGCAGGTGTCTATACATATCAGGCAGGTGCTGAGTTTGAGGCTGAGGTTCACTTAAATCCTGATGACGGCCCTGAGAACAGTACAGCAGGGGCAGTATCCTATGTAAACGGAACTTTTGACCTTCCGGGTTATCACACTGTTGACTTTGAAACGCCGGTAGAGATTTCGTCTGATGATACTTTTTCTGTAATATTTACTGTGACAAATCCTTCAAGTGTTTTAACAATCCCAATTGAGCAGAAAATTGCAAATTATACCTCGGCTGCAACTTCGGCACCGGGAGACAGCTATTACCTTACCAGCAACGGGCACTGGGCAGATGCCTATGATCTGACAGGATTTAACAGGCCGAGTATCTGTATAAAAGCCTACACAACATTTGGCCATGTGGGGCCTGCTCCGTCAGCAGAGTTTGACTATAACAGGAATTTCATTGTATCGCAGGATAATAACACTTTCACAGCCGGAAACTACACCTCAGATCTGGTTTACCGTCTTCATGCCGCCAATATGGATACGAATACGACACTTGGCGGCCTGAACTATACGGCACATGCAGAAAATCTCTCGTGGATTGATTATTCTGCATATGCTACAAGGATTAATCTGACCTTTGTCGAGTGGAATTTCCCATGCGAATATGTGATTCCGGGCGGTTCAGGATTTGATACAAGGGCAGGCACGAATTTTTCCGTGGATAATTTCTATAACCATGAGTTCAGCAGAGTCTGCAATACTACGATCTTCAGGACACCTGGTGTGCAGAGTACAAATATTACTGTTACATTCAATGACCTCAGCTTTGAATCAATATTTGTCGGATTTGCGGCTGCAAAGGACCTGAATATGACAGCTGAAATTATCAGCACGTCAGTTGTTACAGATGCACCGCTTGCAGAACCGCTCCCGTCCGGCGGAAGTTATCACCTTAAACTGAATAAAGGATCTCTTACAGCCGGAACTGAATATTTCTTCAGGTTTGACACACTGATCACGCCAAACGGCTCTGCGGTAATCCACAAACCGCTTGCATATGTCTGGGAGGGCATGAATCATGAATCGGCTGATCTCGGTGCGGCCTATAAGGCTGAAGTTCCGGCAGATATGCTTCAGGCTGACGAATATGAGTTCTCGGTTGAGACAAACACTTCATGTGACTGGTCTGTTGTCAGGCAGAACAATCTCCTTTCAGTGCTTGAAGGAAAATCCGTAAGGACAACCGGCACACTTTCTGCAAACTTCACAGCATCACCGCTCTCAGGTGCCGCCATCCGGCAGGTTAACTTTACAGATCTCTCCACCGGAAGCCCGGATACGTGGACATGGGACTTCGGTGACGGATTAACATCATCTGAGCAGAACCCGGTGCATAACTATACATCGTCCGGAAAGTATTCCGTTACACTGACTGTATCGGAGGACGGTGTTACTGGCTCCGTTACAGAGACAGATTACATAACCGTCTATAAGAAGGGCGACTTCAACGGCAACGGATTTGTTGACATCGGAGATGTCTCAAAGGTTGCATATATGGTTGCGGACTTAACCCCGGTTGACATGGCTGCGGACTTCAACGGAAACGGTGAGGTGGATGTCGGAGATGCGGCGATTATTGCCTGGTACTTTGTCGGAAAGACCGGTTCTCTCTGA
- a CDS encoding PKD domain-containing protein: MFKTITACFATLVLLLILISPAGALEAGGTDYDQDIFTAETSEYAGAAPLNPEFTEWLNNQEDSVSYCSADSCYFPDEFGTEYGYSLGEIPSPAVVSGKKPDNPVISAEDKAITPDETLPSSYDLREYGEVTGVKNQGECGSCWAFATYGSLESYFLVSESETYDFSENNMKNKNGFAALCCAGGNAYKSTAYLTRWEVPDSVSWYTGPVSETDDSYAYACDSSPESPAVQKHVQDVFYLYDQPADDNSLAKTMIKNYGALHGHIYWNYTTAINMLTPAPSFYYNSSEGMKSDGGHAITLLGWDDTYSRTNFNVQPPGDGAFIAKNSWGTEWGNDGGYFMISYYDQRIRDGMVLFTAEETDNYENLYDHSPFGYIGSYGAGSTTFKFSNVYTAGGDETIEAVGFYTNEAGAEYTINIYKYPDFGPVNTKAGSLSTKTGTAALAGYYTVNLTAPVDIQTGDKFSVVIEITNPEYNYPAAIEYNVANYLTQATSAKGQSYYYNGVSWLDLYDWNPSVSPDFCIKAYTEDNTVIKPAANFTAVPLSGKAPLTVRFNDTSANAPTAWSWNFGDGNSSMEQNPVYTYPDTGVYNVSLTVTNAGGSDINEKTGYITVTDVETGTKYEYSSVIGERGTGEGQFMLPTGVAADSGDNIYVVDLFNNRVQKFNPDRTFAAMWGSLGTGDGQFNITTGIAADPDDNIYVADMANSRVQKFDSNGSFIRKWGSEGTGDGQFKSLYGIASDKDGNIYVTDIGNVRVQKFDSDGNFIRKWGSLGINDTEFLNPTAITVDDNGDVYVTDSQADQTNYVKKFTSDGVFITKWGGTGTSNGKFNAPAGIASDSAGNIFVSDKDNRRVQIFTPDGGFLAKFGHNGSGPGEFQGSSGLAFNSENDLYVADVLNHRVEIFSPNGTAPLLPAADFNADQTSGSAPLTVNFTDSSQNTPTSWNWDFGDGNSSTVQSPVYTYPDTGLYNVTLSVSNAYGSDSLTRYYYINVTDRIPDAELDFNRNNVAQLYNDSFTPGTYPAPVTYRPHIMNYDEILLLGNISETAYLDNITGVSYDAFASWNSTHVEWNFPPEFAIGPVSGLDTRIYTSTSEDIFYNHTLTRTCNETVFTSPGVQHVNLTVNFGDTDFESVCIGLWPAKDLNATGVIVNNSFATNAPVAPIISYNHLGLDKNGIVTGYDYYFSYDIAITPNASAVIHKPMAYVWEGIVHEKRYLPGVNVTIDLPADMLKYDAHAFSLTTNTSCDWVVETQDNYLSVLTGLSSPVSVPAPVADFSANVTSGTAPLSVQFNDTSANTPTAWTWEFGDGNTSAAANPAYTYPDAGVYNVTLTVSNAGGTDSEIKYGYINVTDVVSDCASAELDLNRNNVVLEYNDSFSTGTYAAPVTYRPHIQNYDENYTLGNVSVAGAVDNITGVDYEAFASWNSSYAEWNFPEYMAINPGEGFDTRIYTSTTEYVFYNSTITRTCNDTVFTSPGVQHVNLTVNFGDKDFESVFIGLWPAKDLNVTGMIVNGSVVTDAPLDPEPDFSGNEHLRLDKNALVTGYDYYFSYDVTVIPNASLPAVVHKPLAYVWEGIEHETDIVYGTKTLNVPADMLAYDAHAFSVTTNTTCNWTAKTQDNYLSVLTGTSQAVALPAPVADFTANVTSGKMPLVVQFTDASTGSPSEWSWSFGDGDTSADKNPVHIYDSAGTYNISLTVTNAAGNDTETKNGYIAVYAPKEMPELIIPEITLGWGNSTVIPVMVTNMTNGTGISGTFTWDSSVIRVTSVTANSTVFSGSVVSANISGNSAIIGLTNTDEMSAIDPAALFDISVTAAGSNGDKSYISGNDTYWSDTTFDRLDLACRDGSVEISGVKGDFNANGFVDIGDVSKVAYMVAGKTDIDMRADFNGNGEVDVGDAAKIAWFFIGTTGDL; this comes from the coding sequence ATGTTCAAAACAATAACGGCATGTTTTGCCACTTTAGTCCTTTTATTAATCTTAATATCTCCTGCCGGGGCATTAGAGGCAGGCGGCACAGATTATGATCAGGACATATTTACAGCAGAAACTTCTGAATACGCAGGTGCTGCACCTTTAAACCCGGAATTCACCGAATGGCTGAATAATCAGGAAGATTCAGTATCATACTGTTCAGCAGATTCATGTTACTTCCCTGATGAATTCGGGACGGAGTACGGGTATTCTCTCGGTGAAATTCCCTCTCCGGCAGTAGTGAGCGGGAAAAAACCGGACAATCCGGTTATCTCCGCTGAAGACAAAGCAATAACTCCGGATGAGACACTCCCGTCATCATATGATCTGAGAGAATATGGTGAAGTGACAGGTGTTAAAAACCAGGGTGAATGCGGAAGCTGCTGGGCTTTTGCCACATATGGTTCTCTTGAGTCATATTTTCTGGTGAGTGAATCGGAAACCTATGACTTTTCAGAGAACAATATGAAGAATAAGAATGGTTTTGCAGCTTTATGCTGTGCAGGCGGGAACGCTTACAAGTCAACTGCATACCTGACCAGGTGGGAGGTCCCTGACAGTGTCTCATGGTATACAGGGCCTGTAAGCGAAACTGATGACTCATATGCTTACGCATGTGACAGCAGTCCTGAATCGCCCGCAGTTCAGAAGCATGTGCAGGATGTCTTTTATCTGTATGATCAGCCTGCAGATGACAATTCGCTTGCAAAAACCATGATTAAAAATTATGGGGCATTACATGGGCATATTTACTGGAATTATACAACAGCCATTAATATGCTGACTCCTGCACCATCATTTTACTACAACTCATCAGAGGGAATGAAAAGTGATGGCGGCCATGCGATCACCCTTCTCGGCTGGGATGATACATACAGCAGGACAAACTTCAATGTACAGCCGCCGGGTGATGGTGCATTCATTGCCAAGAACTCCTGGGGCACAGAATGGGGCAATGACGGTGGATACTTTATGATCTCCTATTATGATCAGAGAATAAGGGATGGAATGGTGTTGTTCACCGCTGAAGAGACTGATAATTACGAAAATCTCTACGATCACTCTCCGTTTGGATATATCGGAAGCTATGGTGCCGGAAGCACCACATTTAAATTTTCAAATGTTTACACTGCGGGCGGAGATGAAACAATAGAAGCTGTTGGCTTTTATACAAACGAAGCCGGTGCAGAATACACCATAAATATCTATAAGTACCCGGATTTTGGCCCTGTAAATACAAAGGCAGGATCATTATCCACAAAAACCGGCACCGCCGCTCTTGCAGGTTATTATACAGTTAATCTTACAGCACCGGTTGACATACAGACCGGCGATAAGTTTTCGGTTGTAATTGAGATTACAAATCCGGAATATAATTATCCGGCAGCTATAGAGTATAATGTCGCAAATTATCTCACACAGGCAACATCAGCCAAAGGCCAGAGCTATTATTATAATGGTGTCTCCTGGCTGGATTTATATGACTGGAATCCGTCCGTCAGCCCTGATTTCTGCATAAAAGCATATACAGAAGACAACACAGTCATAAAACCGGCAGCGAACTTCACAGCAGTCCCGCTCTCAGGAAAGGCACCTCTGACAGTCCGGTTCAATGACACATCAGCAAATGCGCCAACTGCATGGAGCTGGAACTTCGGTGACGGAAATTCCTCAATGGAACAGAATCCGGTTTACACATACCCGGATACCGGAGTATATAATGTCAGCCTGACTGTCACAAACGCAGGCGGCAGCGACATTAATGAAAAAACGGGTTACATTACTGTAACTGATGTAGAAACCGGGACAAAATATGAATACAGCAGTGTCATAGGCGAGAGAGGGACAGGAGAGGGTCAGTTTATGCTTCCAACAGGAGTTGCGGCTGACTCCGGGGATAATATTTATGTTGTGGATCTGTTTAATAACCGTGTCCAGAAATTCAACCCTGACAGAACATTTGCTGCAATGTGGGGAAGTTTGGGGACTGGTGACGGACAGTTTAATATAACAACCGGAATTGCGGCAGACCCGGATGACAACATATACGTGGCCGATATGGCTAATTCCCGTGTTCAGAAATTTGACTCCAATGGCAGTTTCATAAGAAAATGGGGTTCTGAAGGGACCGGAGACGGTCAGTTTAAGAGCCTGTACGGAATTGCGTCAGATAAGGACGGTAACATATATGTTACAGATATTGGCAATGTAAGAGTCCAGAAATTTGATTCAGATGGTAATTTCATCAGAAAATGGGGTTCTTTGGGCATAAATGATACAGAGTTTCTGAACCCTACAGCAATAACTGTTGATGATAACGGTGATGTATATGTCACAGATTCACAGGCTGATCAGACCAATTACGTGAAAAAATTCACATCTGATGGTGTATTTATCACTAAATGGGGAGGTACAGGAACTTCAAACGGCAAATTCAACGCTCCTGCAGGCATAGCATCTGACAGTGCCGGAAATATTTTCGTATCTGACAAAGACAACAGAAGGGTTCAGATATTCACTCCGGATGGCGGATTCCTTGCAAAGTTCGGGCACAATGGCAGTGGGCCGGGAGAATTCCAGGGATCATCAGGTCTTGCATTTAATTCAGAAAATGACCTCTATGTTGCAGATGTTTTAAATCACAGAGTTGAGATATTCTCTCCAAACGGAACAGCACCACTGCTTCCGGCTGCGGACTTTAATGCTGATCAGACGTCAGGCTCTGCACCTCTGACCGTAAACTTCACAGATTCATCCCAGAACACACCAACGTCATGGAACTGGGATTTCGGTGACGGAAATTCGTCAACTGTGCAGAGTCCGGTTTACACATATCCGGATACAGGACTGTACAATGTCACACTTTCGGTATCAAACGCATACGGATCTGATTCCCTGACAAGGTACTACTATATTAATGTCACAGACAGGATTCCGGATGCAGAACTTGACTTTAACAGAAATAATGTGGCACAGTTATACAACGACAGTTTCACACCCGGAACATATCCTGCACCTGTAACATACCGCCCTCATATCATGAACTACGATGAGATATTATTACTCGGAAATATCTCTGAGACCGCGTATCTTGACAATATCACGGGTGTTAGTTATGATGCCTTTGCATCATGGAACTCAACCCATGTGGAGTGGAATTTCCCTCCGGAATTTGCTATCGGCCCGGTAAGCGGTCTTGATACCAGAATCTACACCTCAACATCGGAGGATATATTCTATAATCATACGCTTACCCGCACGTGCAATGAGACAGTATTTACATCCCCCGGAGTGCAGCATGTCAACCTGACTGTTAACTTCGGTGACACTGACTTTGAATCGGTATGCATCGGACTCTGGCCTGCAAAGGACCTCAATGCCACGGGAGTTATTGTCAACAATTCCTTTGCTACAAATGCACCGGTTGCACCAATAATTTCGTATAACCATCTGGGACTTGACAAAAATGGCATTGTTACAGGTTATGATTACTACTTCTCATATGACATTGCAATAACCCCGAATGCTTCAGCGGTTATTCATAAACCTATGGCCTATGTATGGGAAGGCATTGTGCATGAGAAGAGGTATTTGCCTGGTGTAAATGTGACAATTGATCTTCCGGCTGACATGCTGAAATACGATGCACATGCTTTTTCGCTCACCACCAATACATCATGTGACTGGGTCGTGGAAACACAGGACAATTATCTGTCTGTGTTAACCGGTCTGTCATCTCCTGTCTCAGTTCCTGCACCGGTGGCAGACTTCTCTGCAAATGTCACATCCGGAACAGCACCCCTGAGTGTTCAGTTTAATGATACGTCTGCAAATACACCTACAGCATGGACATGGGAGTTTGGTGACGGCAATACTTCAGCAGCTGCAAATCCGGCTTATACCTATCCTGACGCAGGTGTTTATAACGTCACACTTACGGTATCAAATGCAGGAGGAACTGACTCTGAGATTAAGTACGGTTATATCAATGTCACAGATGTCGTATCTGACTGTGCATCTGCCGAACTTGACTTAAACAGGAATAATGTCGTACTTGAGTACAATGACAGTTTCTCCACAGGCACCTATGCAGCACCTGTTACGTACAGGCCGCATATCCAGAATTATGATGAGAACTACACCCTCGGAAATGTCTCAGTCGCCGGAGCGGTGGACAACATCACCGGCGTTGATTACGAAGCCTTTGCATCATGGAATTCAAGCTATGCAGAGTGGAACTTCCCTGAATATATGGCAATAAATCCGGGTGAAGGGTTTGATACAAGGATATATACGTCAACGACTGAGTATGTCTTTTACAACAGCACAATAACCCGTACATGCAATGATACGGTATTTACATCTCCGGGCGTGCAGCACGTTAATCTGACTGTTAACTTCGGGGACAAAGACTTTGAGTCAGTATTTATAGGTCTCTGGCCTGCAAAGGACCTCAATGTAACAGGTATGATTGTCAACGGTTCTGTTGTCACAGATGCACCGCTTGATCCTGAACCTGATTTTTCCGGTAATGAACACCTGAGACTTGATAAAAATGCACTTGTCACAGGTTATGACTATTACTTCTCATATGATGTGACGGTTATTCCAAACGCATCACTCCCTGCGGTAGTTCATAAACCTCTGGCTTATGTCTGGGAAGGTATTGAACATGAGACTGATATTGTCTATGGAACGAAGACCCTGAATGTTCCGGCTGACATGCTTGCATATGATGCCCATGCATTTTCAGTTACAACCAATACAACCTGCAACTGGACAGCGAAGACACAGGACAATTATCTCTCTGTGCTCACCGGAACATCACAGGCGGTTGCACTCCCTGCACCGGTTGCTGATTTCACTGCCAATGTCACATCCGGAAAAATGCCTCTTGTGGTGCAGTTTACAGATGCCTCCACCGGAAGTCCGTCTGAATGGTCATGGAGCTTTGGTGACGGAGATACGTCAGCTGACAAAAACCCGGTGCATATATATGACTCTGCGGGGACATACAATATCAGCCTGACTGTCACAAATGCCGCCGGAAATGACACTGAGACAAAGAACGGCTATATTGCTGTTTATGCACCTAAAGAGATGCCTGAACTGATAATTCCGGAGATCACCCTCGGCTGGGGCAATTCGACTGTAATTCCGGTTATGGTTACAAATATGACCAACGGTACAGGTATTTCAGGGACATTTACATGGGACTCATCTGTGATAAGGGTGACATCGGTTACGGCAAATTCCACGGTGTTCTCCGGTTCGGTAGTCAGTGCAAATATTTCGGGTAATTCAGCGATAATCGGCCTTACAAATACAGATGAGATGTCTGCAATTGATCCTGCGGCTCTCTTTGACATATCTGTAACTGCTGCCGGCAGCAATGGCGATAAATCGTATATCTCCGGCAATGACACATACTGGAGCGATACGACCTTTGACCGTCTTGACCTTGCATGCAGAGATGGTTCTGTTGAGATCTCCGGAGTTAAAGGAGATTTCAATGCAAACGGCTTTGTTGATATAGGCGATGTATCAAAGGTTGCCTATATGGTTGCCGGAAAGACCGACATTGATATGAGAGCTGACTTCAACGGCAATGGTGAGGTTGACGTTGGTGACGCTGCAAAGATTGCATGGTTCTTTATAGGAACAACCGGTGATCTTTAG